Part of the Palaemon carinicauda isolate YSFRI2023 chromosome 8, ASM3689809v2, whole genome shotgun sequence genome is shown below.
gatgatgagacAAACTAGAACGTGTATCATGTGTAGACAAATACTAACCTTGGTCCCGTACTCCCAGAACATTCCGCCCAGGAACTTATCCATGATAAACATCTGGAGAAGTACGTTGACTAAATTCAATGCTTCGCATACGTAGTATATGAAAGCATACTGCATGTTTAGACCCCAAGATTCTCGGACGTAACTgcaaaaaaaatagattgataaataattaaataatcatatAAGTATTAGATGAATAAATACttatttttgataaaaatcatgaccAAAGTAACTATAACGATTAACGATTTGTCTGATTAAAACTAATTGATTGATTAAGTATTGGGATTTCATAAATACTTATTTTTGATAAACAAATGAATAGGTAAATATACATGTTTACTGCTTAAGCAGACCATAAAAATCATGACCAAAGTAACTATAACGATTAACGATTTGTCTGATTAAAACTAATTGCTTGATTAGGTATTGGGATTTCAAATTAAAGTTTCAAGACACACTACAACTGAAATAAATTAATGTAACATTATAATTCTCAGCACTAGGAATAAAATTGAAGTTTGAATAGATAGGAAGCTGTTTTTCAAATGACTGTTCTTTTTTCTGATTGACCTTTAGTCATTTAATCTACATATATTTGCTTCTACATTTAAGCAGCATATAACCAAAACCTGAAGGATGCTAATTTGTTAATTATTGAAATTTAGATATATCATCacttattttacattatatatttctttttggaagAGAGTTAAAAATTTTTTCCAGACATGAAACAGGACTTAATGTAAATAATTTGAGTAAATTATTGCTTGAAATGAAGGAAAAGttgaatcatagagagagagagagagagagagagagagagagagagagagagagagagagagagagagagagagagagagagagagagagagaaaatgccaaAAATTTATGCCTAAATTGTGGAACAAATAGGGATACATCAACCTTTAAAAATCCTATAGGTACAAGAACAcagttgtattgagagagagagagagagagagagagagagagagagagagagagagagagagagaaagagagagagaaatgctcttCTATCAATAACAAATAACGAAGAATGATCCTCTCACCTGATTatgttctccttcttcttcttggcATCATCATCAAAGATTCCTTTGTTCAGATCCTGAAGGAGATGATCGACGTGTTTCCCTTCGTTCCACTTCCAGAACAAGTGAGGCACGTAAAAGAGGCAGCCCTGAAGAAAACAATATGAATGTTAGATCTGGTCAgtatttggatgggtgaccgcctgggaacaccagaaataaaaaaaatcgtgtAATGATACTGAacagtttacaggtttaaaggccgcccatgaatggcaaaatcaagtgacagtgacaacgtcctattattattattattattattattattattattattattattattattaaagactgaccatatttccatatgatcagcgcccaagccacctctccacccaagccaggaccagggagggccaggcaatgacaactgataattcagcaggtagacgtatagcctgaaaccccccccccccatccttagctcacaaggatggtgaggttgtaaacactacaaaaaactatcgagctaaagcatgactcgaaccccaatccggcagattgccagacagggacgtttccaataggttaccaacAGTTTCATTATATGTATTATcacttgcatatgtatgtatgtattgtaattatgatgagattttttttttttttttttttttaaagatcgtcTGGTTCTTTTAGCCTGACAGTAACAAAAATGCCTTGCTTACCTGGAGGAAAAGTACCAGAGGTACCCATTGATAGTAGGAATGGAATCTCTGTTCGTGGATATTCGGATTATACTTCCCAATTCCTCTCATTGCTGAAAGAAATatgtttggttatttttttttttacgaggaaaaCAGTATATCAGCttcaacaaaatattgcaattagaGGCACCATCAGGTGACATAGTAACCATAAACGAATTCAAGTTATTAAGAATGATGAAACAAAACGCAAactaaattaatataaattattccgAAATAAAATTGGAGAGTTCTTACCAATGAACGGACAAAAATGAATGAATCAACAGAACATATGAGGAAATAAAAGTAGACTTCTCTGTTCACTGTTGAACACCCAATTTTCTATATTAAAATTCAGTCAATATAAGTAGATTTTCTTATCTACAAAGGAATCAGTAAGAACAAAGCTTATCGTCCATAATATAGATATAGAACgttataaaaaaaagacaaaagactTCTCAGTTCACTAAGAACCacacaacccttttttttttttttaaagaattaaaattcAATCATTATCAATAGATTTTCCTATCCCCAAAGGAATCAGTAAGAACAGAGATTATCCTCcatcatatataggcctacacaagaatattaaaaagaaaatagatttttctttcaaaatcaaaattcaatcaatataaatagatTTTCCTATCTGCAAAGTAATTTGCAACATCAAAGCTTATCGTCCAAAATATAGACATAGAGAGATATCAAAAGGACAAAATaccaagattataaaaaaaaaaaaaaaaaaaaaaataaaaaaaaaaaaaggtcttcttACGAGAGGTGGAATTGATGGTGAAGGTGGTCGAAATCCAGCAGAATGTCGTTATAGGTTTCAGCCTTGCTGGATCACCACTAGTAATGCACTCGATAGTTTCACCCACGTATTCCTTAGCCACGACGAGGGCGCAGCAGGCGAAGCAGAGGGTGGTCGTCCATCGGTAGTGCAGACGGAAGACGTGGCTGTCGACGGTGGTGTAGGAGTACCTCACTTTGGCGATGGCCGCCAGGGCGCCCAGAACCCCAAGAACCATCCTGCGAAAAAAAGGGGCGTTGCATTAGAATATTGGGTTATTAgacaattattatttaaataatgataacttgcatattttttcataattattgtaattttgataatttcttaattttcataattattgtaaTTTCAATAATTTAGACAGTTTTTTTAACACAAGGATCAATTTCACAATCAGAAAATACTACGTCAGGAGCCAAGAATAAAAGAAaacgaaaagtaaaagaaaaaggttGTCACTGTACTATGCTAACTTTAAAACCATAACAAAAAATAGTACCTttaaatgaataaaattgtggtAAAACCACATGTTACGTTACTCTTCATAATGATTAACTTTCCAAATTATTCCCTATCATGATTACTTTGCCCTCAttatctttcacccacctttcccatCAGCTAAAAAaacattaagtctctctctctctctctctctctctctctctctctctctctctctctctctctctctcttcccaatgcTAATATTTTGAACTAAGCAGCACATTTAATACTTTATGGTCAGAGGCACGGTGCGAGTCGATACGAGTGTGCAAAAAGGACAAATGAGAGAATATGATAATTGAAGTGC
Proteins encoded:
- the LOC137646028 gene encoding innexin inx3-like — protein: MVLGVLGALAAIAKVRYSYTTVDSHVFRLHYRWTTTLCFACCALVVAKEYVGETIECITSGDPARLKPITTFCWISTTFTINSTSPMRGIGKYNPNIHEQRFHSYYQWVPLVLFLQGCLFYVPHLFWKWNEGKHVDHLLQDLNKGIFDDDAKKKKENIISYVRESWGLNMQYAFIYYVCEALNLVNVLLQMFIMDKFLGGMFWEYGTKILSLMSADDAERHDAFITTFPRLTKCTYRRVGPSGDIVPEDVLCVLPQNIVNEKIYLVIWLWFVVLAIITAIWLLCRAVVLCSASVRLRLLERLSKSRITEKMERTIHSLHLGDYCLLESIGYNLDHFDFKDILQGVTDTVEEYEPSAPFSDGTYRPFLKPEDDDDLLPRHRFTSLASNGL